The Candidatus Aminicenantes bacterium nucleotide sequence GCGGTAGAGCTTTTCGTGGACAAGGGCCATGGTCCGGATGCGGTCGCGGCTATCCTGGAGCATCCGCAAGGCGGCCGGATCCTGAATAAATCCGGCTTGAAAGTTCAGCAGGCTCGACAGGACCTGCATATTGTTCTTGACCCGGTGGTTCACTTCCTTGAGCAAGATCTCCTTCTCCCGCAGGGAGCGGGCCAGATCGTCCTCGGCCCGGCGCTTCTCGGTGACGTCCCGGTTGACGCTGACCAGAAAATAGCCCGGCTCGGCCGGGATGGCCACGACCACGGATTCGAGCACGATGGCGGTGCCGTCAGCCCGCCTCATCCTTTGCTCCACCGGTTTCTGAAGCCAGGGAGCTTCGCCCGTGGCCAGAATCCGGGCCAGCTCCTCCTTGAGGATCTCGGCCGCAGGGGCGCTCTGCCCCCGATCCAGGGCGGCCTCGAACTGGACTTCCCAAAGCGGCCGGCCGAGGACTTCGGACCGCGGGCGGCCGGAGATCCGCTCCTGGGCCGCGTTCCATTCGGTGATCAGACCGCTTTCGTCCGTGACCACGATGCCGTCGCCCGATTGCTCGACGATGCCCCGGAATTTGCGCTCGCTGGCATGCAGGGCTTCCCGGATGGCCCGCTTCTCGGTCACGTCCAGGACGACGCCTTGGAGATGGGTGATGACGCCTTCCGGATCGCGGGGGGCGAAGGTCCGGTCCTCCACCCAGCGCACGTCGCCGTTTTTCGTCAGAAGCCGGTATTCCTGGGTCCACTCCGTCCGTCCGGCCGCGATGTGGCCGCGGATCTCGGCCAGCAGCCGCTCCATGTCCCCGGGATGGATGATCTGGGCGTAGAGAATATGATCCGAAGTGAAATCCTCGGCCGTATAGCCGAAAAGGCGAACATTCTCGGAGACGAAGTCCACCGGCCAGCCGACTTCGCGCCGCCAGAGGAAGATGACGGCCGGACTGTGGTTGATGATATGTTCATAATCCCGGACATCGCCGGGACGAGTCGGTCGGCGGTCGGACATGGCGCTCTTCCCCTGGCGATATTTTATGCCACCCGCCCCGCCGGACGCAATTCGGATCCCGACACCCGGGGATCGTCACCATCCACGACATCGTCGAGTATGGCGGCCGGCGGTTTTCCACCGCCTATCAGTCGCTGAAGTCGGACCTTTGGATCCTATGAGGGCTTCCGCCCCACTCGTCAGCGATAAATCCAGTTCGTTTCCTATCTCCAAGGCTGGGGAAAGAGCCTTCTTGAGCGGCCAGAAGGAGCCCGATTCTATGCCTAAGCTGCCGATGTCGATTCAGCCGCGGGCTGAGCTGTCCAATACGTTATAACGCCCTCTTATAGAACACTATTCGCGAATTGTTTG carries:
- a CDS encoding PAS domain S-box protein, whose translation is MSDRRPTRPGDVRDYEHIINHSPAVIFLWRREVGWPVDFVSENVRLFGYTAEDFTSDHILYAQIIHPGDMERLLAEIRGHIAAGRTEWTQEYRLLTKNGDVRWVEDRTFAPRDPEGVITHLQGVVLDVTEKRAIREALHASERKFRGIVEQSGDGIVVTDESGLITEWNAAQERISGRPRSEVLGRPLWEVQFEAALDRGQSAPAAEILKEELARILATGEAPWLQKPVEQRMRRADGTAIVLESVVVAIPAEPGYFLVSVNRDVTEKRRAEDDLARSLREKEILLKEVNHRVKNNMQVLSSLLNFQAGFIQDPAALRMLQDSRDRIRTMALVHEKLYRSPDLSRIDFAEYLGHLASILIDSYAMTRGRIELDLDVRDAFLSLSAGIPCGLIVNELVSNALKHAFPDDRRGRIRIELKPTGPGAYRLVVADDGVGLPADVDFGNAATLGLQIVGMLVDQMSGKAEIERRAGTEIRVLFEDPPRVPSRKPPN